Part of the Plasmodium vinckei vinckei genome assembly, chromosome: PVVCY_13 genome, TTCTAATAAAACCCATTCTttgttaaattttaaaaacattataaatatttttttctcttcttCATTTGTATAGTTACATTTATTCATGTAGTTAAGTAATGTCtctttatatacataataacttttatcatcaatatctatattttctataaacattcttctttttttgtttattgtttcttttttgttatCTTTTTCGTATCCTTGAATATTGTTTTGAGTATTTTCATTTGGGGGGGTAGCACATCTCTCTTCATACAGCTctttgtcatttttttcctcCACATATTGatccatatttttccattttctaTGTTCCCATATTTGTTTTCCATCTGTTTTTTTCTCATCCTTATCATGGTCATTATAATTGATACCAACATTTTCATATTGtgcatttatttcatctttaTACATTTGCTCTTTCTGTAAATTTACGTCATTTTTTGCAATTCCAAATAggttatttattatttcttcttcgttatttttttcttccaaaaaattgtataaaatgGATGATCCATTTGCACCGAGATTGACCGAATCGTTGGCTTTATCTTCTGAGTCCCCACAATGGGGTCTCATTCCTTCAAAATTTTCCTTTTCACCATTTGATATAATTTCATCACATTTTATAACAtctctttttcttttttttttattatctaaCTGTTTAAGTGACAAGTTATTTTCGTCATTACCATAGTTGTAAGTCGAATTTAAGGCATCATAAGAAtggtcattttttttgttactatttatataatattcattGTTGAGatcaatattttgtattgttTCGGCTTCTTCAATTTgtactatatttattttgtaattatttggatagcaatttttataacttaTTTCAGTGTTTACAGCTTTTGATAGATCAtcctcatttttttcattttgagAAGTATGGATATCATTAGCATAAAAAGAATTACTATCATTATCttcttttctatttttCGATAATGACTCTTCATATGGcacatttaaaaaactattttttacttgAGAATCCTcataattgttttttttagtgatatatatttcatggGGATCTTGATTTTGCATTTCTATATCTTTTAATGTTTCATTCCCAATTTGATTATCGAagtttatatcattattagaTGTGTTTTTTCCTTCTTCATAGGTTTggcaataaatattatgaacattttcttcatttgaattatcattatcatttaaagtaaccatattatttttattttttattccctTTTTTCGTTTATTGGAAGTTTCGATggtatcttttttatttattatatcattttgatTTGAAATATCAGTTTggttattttctttattgaataaatttaaaaaggcattaacataaaatatatctctgttattattttggtCAGGTGTTTCTTgagtattattattagtatttttttcatcatatacataattaaaattttcatcaatattatcatttaatatCGAATTAAATTCATCTCTTGCTTTaacagaaaaaatatatgcatgagAATCTGGACTTAAATTTTTGACCCTCCATtctatacattttttttttgctaataggtttccatattttaatgaagagaaaaattttttatatctaaCTCCAtctttatatacaaatgtTGACCATCCATTTCTGGTTGGATCATAAGAAATAcctctatatttttttccaattaATTGATTTGTTATTTcaagcattttttttagtttttttttatttatatcatttatttgatttgtATCCATATCTTGGGTTTTAACGAGACTATTTGTGTCATTTTGTTCAAATTGATCAATGTTGCTACTGCATTTGTTAAGTTTGTCTATCCCTactttaaaattttctaaaggcatattttcttctttgctttttaaaacatttttcgtataattttctatatatttctttttattcaaCTCTTTTTCCATTGTGTATATCATTTGGTTTCGATATTCACTATCACTGCTGTTTGTTGATATgtagtttttattttctaataCTTCATCTCTATTATATTCCTtagttattttataattatcatcataattttttggaGTATCAGAATGAGTATGataatttgaaataaattcatCTTTGTTAGTATTTATACAACTGTTTGTGTTATTATTGATTGggaaattattattttcatttaagtTAATAAATGAGTTTGTATAATGAGGATTGGAAGGTtgaatttcattttttgtatcaGTACATTTTGCATTTTTCATCTGATCTATTGATTGCATTtcgttattttttaaatcattataatttgttaaatcattaaaataattactaCTATTGTTGTTATAATagtttgtattattatctgATTTGTTCATATCAAGCATTTGAGTATTACCCATTCTATTATCGCAATTTATATTAGATTCtggaatattatatttcttcGAATtgagataaatatatttatttgacattaaattttcaggactgttattatttatattttgtaaaaatttgGTATTATAATTGTCAATATGCATTTGCAAATTGTCTAAGGAAATGGTATTTATTTGGTTGTTAATATTATGATTAAATTGTtgattattaataatattatttgaaaggtattttatatgttcaTTATGTTGATTAGTTTGTTTATcagattttttatttgaataataGTTGATATCATATTGAatagaattattattaggCATAGGCTGtgtatttaaattgttagtataataaatattattttcatttttttcatttatatcattatatataaacgaattactatttcttttatttaatatattatatgagttattattatctacAAAAGATTCAAGATATtgattttcttcattttggGAAATgctattaatatattgatcagaattatttattatattaagaTAATTACTTTGGTTATCATTACAGTTCGATTTGTTGCATATAGTactatcatttattttatttgcattTCTATCCTCATGGGGTgtgttcataatattttttatattacttATATTGCCTTCAGTATGGCTATTACTATTACTATCTTTATAATTAGTTgtataagaaaaattatcattagGCTTATCATCttttccattatttttggtatattgataattattgtgataattttcattgcaattattgttaaaaatgttatttgtaaaatagTTTTGTTGCATTAATTTAGTgtgatttatatttacattattggatggaaaataataattttctttgttATATGTTTGTTGGGGATCATTTTTTTGGtctttataaataataaagtttcgatttatatttccatttttactactattattttcataacaATTTGAAGTCGATTTTCTTAGGTTTAAAACGCCCacttctttttcattttcaacTTTTGTAGGATATATTTTCTGATGTTGttctaaattattatacgGTGAAAATTTTGTATCGGGATTTATCATAGTATTGTCTTGGTTCTTCTTCTCATTTTGTAAAAGGATGTTGTTTTtggaatatatttcatttgtGCCAGTTAAATTGGAgcttatataataattgtttCCCTCTTTATTAGCATCAAACTTTTCATCCAtgtttgcatatatattttttgattcaCTGATATTATAagcattattttcttcataaaaaaataaattatttttattgttaaatatatttaaatttatatcattcTCTTCATTCTGATGTATATTAGGGATTGGTGTTAATGTGTCAATTTGTTCTGTTtcgatattattatttggtcCCTTATATttagatatatttatatgatctTGATCAGGAAATGATTTCCCTTCACAAATCTCACTTATTGGTATTAACTGATAATTATACATTTGctctaaattatttaattcggTATGTTTATTTGTTGGATCGAAGTTTCGAAGTTGTgccaaattattttgtccCATTATTTTTCCCTTAAGTGAGTAACTTCCATATTTCGATAAactattgtatatattttctgataaaaataaaaagtttttaaaaatattatctgCATAATTTAAATCGGATATTATACtcgtatttatattttcatttgtaaaaatagtattatTACTCATTCcatttaatatttgtttattgtcttcgatatattttttattattttcactaAAGATTGTATTtggaaataatttaaatatatcagaATTTTGTCTACtagatatattaatatgattATCATCATACTTGTTCATATCACCAAAATGAGAAAATTGGGTATTTGGCTCTCCAAATTCATTATTCGAAACAAAAGTGTTACTAGCTAATGCCATATAGTTACCATatacatttaaattttttattttattatatacttctttcaattcatattttattgcatCCACAATTTTTTGAGAATCATCTTCTAACATTGAATCATTCATAATATCCAATTTTTCAAAGGAACtaatattatcatcaaGAGTATCacttttttcatctttagtgttaatattatttttttctaaattatCATATGTAACTATTTGTTCATTTCCCCATGTATTATTCTCACTTATATCAAGCTTATTATTTTCGTGGGactcatttttttcgtctTCTTTTCctgcattattattttgattatcATCATTCCCAACATCAActgcatttttatcatgCAGATTTTCACCATTGGGGTCAGAATTAATTTGAACAATTGGAAATCCAGGATCGGCATTTATATAACAAGTTTTACATGCATTATCATTTGTTGATTTAGTTGTATTGTCGCATTTTTCTCCTTccttatcattatttatatcttttgaaaattttataaaattcgatatattattaactgaactcattatattttccaatttttgatttatttggAATAAATGACGTTcgataatataattatttttatacccTTCTTCATGGGGAGCACAATAACTATTTCTAAGTTTACCATGATCATTACTACCCGTTGATAAAATAGCTGAATCTTGAGttaaaagtatattattattattttgtggATCTATATTCTTCGTGGGGTTATTTAGCAAAGTTCCTCTTTTAATATACTGACATAAGtgttctttttcatttattttattttcacgAACACggtaataatttaatgaatCGGTTACATGTTTTTTGGTATATCCTCTTTTTTCTGAATGGTTTATTtgatcattatttatttgtagtAATATGTTAGAAAAATTGtagataattttttgatatattatataaatggtTAGATGCAATTTATGTAATTGggatgcatattttttaccaAAATATAACCATATTTGCAAAGGTGGAAAAATAGGAGGTTCtggtaaaaaaattgatatcaattctttaatatatgaatatttatcactataatatgaagaattgtatatattttttatatcacttgaattattttttgataatatttcactagctaatataaatattaaatttctATTACTTAATAGTTTAGTATATAATAAGCGTAATGacttaatataataatctacatatgaaaaatattcttttatttttggaaaattttttaaaagttttttatttttcatgtgttttaaattaaataataccatattatctatatcattattttgttgagttattatttctttattttcacaTCGTTCAGTTTCAAAAGTATTATTACATTCTATATGTTCATCATTTGGTATGTTGTTTGGGATATCCCCATGGTTAATTTTTACACTATCACGTACATTGTTTATACtgtttaaaaatgattgtaaataaaaattatatatattttttctttgctGTTCCATAtcttcaaaatatttatcattattattatacgCACCATCATGATCCTCTTTGAGTAGACTAAGTTCATATGAATGTGCtacatcattatttttattttcgttttgtttattaaaattagtgaagttattaaaattttgttcattatCTAAACTTATACAGTTGTTGAAATAATGGGTATTTATATTGGCGTcctcttttttaatattgtattcttctaatttattaatttggttatttttatttatttcattttttgaaggtaaatttacaaaacaATAAGTTTGTAAAGTCTTTTCCGAATCAGTATAACCACTGGGCATATTAGATTCtttgtaattattttgttcatattcATTAATGTTAGAATAATTTCGTTGAAAAATATCAGAAGAATTGTTATTACAAATGGGTTTATTATCATCCCAATAACTAACATTTTCtgttttttccattttaaatttgtctGGTGAATTTACCATAccataattaaaattatggccatacttattataattattatatactatatttgtataagtAGAATTGTTTAACTCATTACTATGATTAACAAGTTGcggtttatttatttgtgtgtttttttctccattaaatatattcaatGAACTCGTATCTTGATAATATTTAGGATTAAAAATCGGTGTATCagtttttgtattatttatttttaaatcatcaTTATTAGTTGAATTTCGGAATTTGTTATCCATGCCCATATTATCAAGGATTGGCATATTCCTGTTATCATTTACTTCATTTCTATAATTTTCGAAATTATTAGACTTTTGGTTGTTATCTTTGGTCTTATTAGTATTTGTTTGTCCACTGTGAGACATAAAATCAAAGTTATTCTgtaaattatgtttttcactgtcataaataatgttattTTGCGCATTCAATATGTTATTATGTAACGAATCTGTTTGCCTATAGTTATTTtggttaattttttcatatgcaTTAACTTGTCCCATGCTATTATTTACGATGCAATTAAAACTATTAGTTGAACTTACGATATGAGGTAATTCCATATTTCTATTTGTCacctcattttttaaaacatttgaggttttttcaatatagtTATCATTCCCTAAACAATTGgaactatttattttataattattatcattaatataactattattataatcaaCGAGGTTAGATGGCTGACGTGATAAAATTTctctatttatatacaacGGGTTTTGAGGGTTATTGTTTACAtaacaattattattataaataaaagtagGGCCCCCTTCAATAGGTTTGTTGTTGgaattactatttttaacatTGTTGAAGCCAAATTCATTTCGCATGTTGCTAATATTTGTATCAGCATATGAATTACGCTTCATATAATCTAGGTAAGGATATGTAGAATGCATTTCagatatagaaaatttattatatggtaaaaaatcatttccgttttgttttattatatgattatTTGAAGTATCAATATGATTAGTAATATTCGTTggatattcattattatttatatagttAATAAATTGAATGTTATCCAATggatttatattatcacttattaaattatttttatttatattaaaaaatgtattgaAATGTGCATTACTTTCATTATTACCACTGGATGATGTTCTTATATTATTCacttcatttatatttacacaatttccctttatatatatatcttttttcatattgtgttcattttttttgtcgaaaatattattattctcaaaaaaattagaacttttataattaatattactaTTCAATAACGGCATTGTGCTACAGGAAgagtttatattttcattaatataacCTTCATTCCCTTGAGtcactattttattttttgttatttctttattatgatcattatttatagaatAAAATCCATTGTTGTTTGTAGAATCATTAAAAGGCAACTGATGGGAATTCATcacattttgtttttgatattttaaacTGTTAAAGGTGTTATGCTTCAATcggttattattattatcatcaagttttgttttaaaatgaaCATGATTTATCTCATCTTTACTTAATTCATTATAAATGCCTGTGGTACTATTTTGTTTCGTTTGGGGCCTATCCATTCCATTTAATTGGTTTtgcattttctttttttcatatatacattttttcccCTCTTCTtgtctttttattaaacatagaagaagaaaaaaaatgcgaaaaaataaaatatgtttgaTTTTCGTTCATTATGAAGTCATAATGTACGATATTGTAATGAGAAACcaaaacaaataaacataaatatgcagatttatgtatatatagggAAATATATGACAATTATATCCCTattgtttgttttattttaataggcatatttttcaatatataatttgtttttgaaaaaatgatgatatatTGTAGGTCGGAgtaatatgaaatattttgatcaaatttttcttatatatagaattaaaaaaaatcatgaTTTAAAggaattattttatgataattattgttttgtattattcctttttaatagttcaggtttttaaaatataatttttattattttaatttttttttattaagcatatttttaataacaaatatgaaagaaaaaatttcaggtattttttttaattattttggcTATGTATACTGTCCTTTTTTCCCTCCTATATGATGTGAAACAAACAAATTCCTGCAATCCctttttgaaaatgaaaaaaaaatgagtaatacaattttaatattttaaaataattttttttataaaaaatatttttgggaatattgtttcattttatttttcatatttaaatcatgtttattttattaaaattttggaggcattgttaatatatattatatgttatatattattaaaatgcaGATTTATACAAGCATATGTTACAtagatataatatgtatatctcttatgtattttattttataagataaataaataaatttaagcatgtataaataatcatACGTTATGCATAtgagataaaaatattataaatgaaaaaaatattatgctATTGTTTTCTGTAAAGTTAAAAATTTGAAGAGGTTATAATAAAAGGTGACAccttatacatatttttatgtatttgaaaatatatgatattatATGCCTTtccacatattttttatgtattaacaaataatttttttttctttttaatatatttcatgcATAAGGAAagtcttttattattttttcaaaatgaGAAAGCAATGATGTATAGAACAAGACATTTAAATATGCAACTAAATGAATACAATATGGAgatgcatataatatgcatatttatatgccactatttatataaccctcataatgataaatacattaattatttctctatggttttttataattattcgAATCGAAACATGAATTTCTTGTATACAACATCGCTTTAAAAATGTGCcaaattaaaatgaataaagaGAATtgatattttcaatatttatgtatcatcccatacatttattacataaaaaaaaataataataaaacataaatgaAAAGATAAAATGTTAAAAGGCCTATGCTTAAATATTGGTATTATTTTCCGAATATAAATCGGTGTTTTTacctatatattatgtgtaATTGAATATTGTCGACTTTAAAGACAATAAAATGAGAAATAAAAGTATTTCACTTATATTTGTTGGTAAAAGTTATTGGtgtaaaaagaaaaaaaaataacaaataataattatccTAATTTATaaggaagaaaaaataaatattatatgcatgaAAACGCCCCCATAAATTAGGGTTTGTAATTTAATTTCAATTATAACACATAagtataaatacatatatatatatactaatacttatttatatagatatataaaCGTAGAccttacaaaaaaattcataaataaaataaataaaacagaaTATTCTTCCAGCACATTCTGTTCTATTAATGTTATGTTATTGTGGTTGTAAAACGATAATTTTAAGgtatttgtaaattttacaataattatatgtaattatatgataggaaataataattttgattgATTTTCAGATTCCTTAATATCTTATTTGTGTAACAAATATAGtgataatattattgtCGTTAACACCAAATATCGtaacaatattatttcatatatgaatgta contains:
- a CDS encoding transcription factor with AP2 domain(s), putative, with the translated sequence MQNQLNGMDRPQTKQNSTTGIYNELSKDEINHVHFKTKLDDNNNNRLKHNTFNSLKYQKQNVMNSHQLPFNDSTNNNGFYSINNDHNKEITKNKIVTQGNEGYINENINSSCSTMPLLNSNINYKSSNFFENNNIFDKKNEHNMKKDIYIKGNCVNINEVNNIRTSSSGNNESNAHFNTFFNINKNNLISDNINPLDNIQFINYINNNEYPTNITNHIDTSNNHIIKQNGNDFLPYNKFSISEMHSTYPYLDYMKRNSYADTNISNMRNEFGFNNVKNSNSNNKPIEGGPTFIYNNNCYVNNNPQNPLYINREILSRQPSNLVDYNNSYINDNNYKINSSNCLGNDNYIEKTSNVLKNEVTNRNMELPHIVSSTNSFNCIVNNSMGQVNAYEKINQNNYRQTDSLHNNILNAQNNIIYDSEKHNLQNNFDFMSHSGQTNTNKTKDNNQKSNNFENYRNEVNDNRNMPILDNMGMDNKFRNSTNNDDLKINNTKTDTPIFNPKYYQDTSSLNIFNGEKNTQINKPQLVNHSNELNNSTYTNIVYNNYNKYGHNFNYGMVNSPDKFKMEKTENVSYWDDNKPICNNNSSDIFQRNYSNINEYEQNNYKESNMPSGYTDSEKTLQTYCFVNLPSKNEINKNNQINKLEEYNIKKEDANINTHYFNNCISLDNEQNFNNFTNFNKQNENKNNDVAHSYELSLLKEDHDGAYNNNDKYFEDMEQQRKNIYNFYLQSFLNSINNVRDSVKINHGDIPNNIPNDEHIECNNTFETERCENKEIITQQNNDIDNMVLFNLKHMKNKKLLKNFPKIKEYFSYVDYYIKSLRLLYTKLLSNRNLIFILASEILSKNNSSDIKNIYNSSYYSDKYSYIKELISIFLPEPPIFPPLQIWLYFGKKYASQLHKLHLTIYIIYQKIIYNFSNILLQINNDQINHSEKRGYTKKHVTDSLNYYRVRENKINEKEHLCQYIKRGTLLNNPTKNIDPQNNNNILLTQDSAILSTGSNDHGKLRNSYCAPHEEGYKNNYIIERHLFQINQKLENIMSSVNNISNFIKFSKDINNDKEGEKCDNTTKSTNDNACKTCYINADPGFPIVQINSDPNGENLHDKNAVDVGNDDNQNNNAGKEDEKNESHENNKLDISENNTWGNEQIVTYDNLEKNNINTKDEKSDTLDDNISSFEKLDIMNDSMLEDDSQKIVDAIKYELKEVYNKIKNLNVYGNYMALASNTFVSNNEFGEPNTQFSHFGDMNKYDDNHINISSRQNSDIFKLFPNTIFSENNKKYIEDNKQILNGMSNNTIFTNENINTSIISDLNYADNIFKNFLFLSENIYNSLSKYGSYSLKGKIMGQNNLAQLRNFDPTNKHTELNNLEQMYNYQLIPISEICEGKSFPDQDHINISKYKGPNNNIETEQIDTLTPIPNIHQNEENDINLNIFNNKNNLFFYEENNAYNISESKNIYANMDEKFDANKEGNNYYISSNLTGTNEIYSKNNILLQNEKKNQDNTMINPDTKFSPYNNLEQHQKIYPTKVENEKEVGVLNLRKSTSNCYENNSSKNGNINRNFIIYKDQKNDPQQTYNKENYYFPSNNVNINHTKLMQQNYFTNNIFNNNCNENYHNNYQYTKNNGKDDKPNDNFSYTTNYKDSNSNSHTEGNISNIKNIMNTPHEDRNANKINDSTICNKSNCNDNQSNYLNIINNSDQYINSISQNEENQYLESFVDNNNSYNILNKRNSNSFIYNDINEKNENNIYYTNNLNTQPMPNNNSIQYDINYYSNKKSDKQTNQHNEHIKYLSNNIINNQQFNHNINNQINTISLDNLQMHIDNYNTKFLQNINNNSPENLMSNKYIYLNSKKYNIPESNINCDNRMGNTQMLDMNKSDNNTNYYNNNSSNYFNDLTNYNDLKNNEMQSIDQMKNAKCTDTKNEIQPSNPHYTNSFINLNENNNFPINNNTNSCINTNKDEFISNYHTHSDTPKNYDDNYKITKEYNRDEVLENKNYISTNSSDSEYRNQMIYTMEKELNKKKYIENYTKNVLKSKEENMPLENFKVGIDKLNKCSSNIDQFEQNDTNSLVKTQDMDTNQINDINKKKLKKMLEITNQLIGKKYRGISYDPTRNGWSTFVYKDGVRYKKFFSSLKYGNLLAKKKCIEWRVKNLSPDSHAYIFSVKARDEFNSILNDNIDENFNYVYDEKNTNNNTQETPDQNNNRDIFYVNAFLNLFNKENNQTDISNQNDIINKKDTIETSNKRKKGIKNKNNMVTLNDNDNSNEENVHNIYCQTYEEGKNTSNNDINFDNQIGNETLKDIEMQNQDPHEIYITKKNNYEDSQVKNSFLNVPYEESLSKNRKEDNDSNSFYANDIHTSQNEKNEDDLSKAVNTEISYKNCYPNNYKINIVQIEEAETIQNIDLNNEYYINSNKKNDHSYDALNSTYNYGNDENNLSLKQLDNKKKRKRDVIKCDEIISNGEKENFEGMRPHCGDSEDKANDSVNLGANGSSILYNFLEEKNNEEEIINNLFGIAKNDVNLQKEQMYKDEINAQYENVGINYNDHDKDEKKTDGKQIWEHRKWKNMDQYVEEKNDKELYEERCATPPNENTQNNIQGYEKDNKKETINKKRRMFIENIDIDDKSYYVYKETLLNYMNKCNYTNEEEKKIFIMFLKFNKEWVLLELDGLEDIYHDYFRKKIEAFYKSYLIKLKVTKTQTNDNTDDEIEQAQNKTCKKTKNNIPNKIANKRKEQIRDLQLIFEKKVNTSWMCMIFPIHFLYIFSYKIFCILKYTTKKSKKKKKKENSDDDDNCRKNNYEDGENNYINFNNDKYEEKDKQLTSKFKGVNFIKYKKAWCFTYIDVDDKKKKKLFQIDDYGFKESKALSILFRKSFVYHLTKMHTFLNSLIFNKNINMNICNEFDDKYENKIINKELNANSIIYNGTVNDYIEHYKRYEEFLVCYGKIIYFNEMKNIYLNSEDKQNVLNYIPIEIHNKITNDIEPINLLIGTRNYFSKKSKLFTLPKGIVYLSGYFLWVVLFLNQNNKEVIISFSVRKYGFERARAKCIECYYILLNKYAFRPINISGVIDLILENDLESKSYNLLDYSNENIISLENLFYFFSPSSYVLKNNTLYKKINNNPALTSYYDSIFPGEYEQISSLDIFQNFEACHKIDETNESTNPTSIDLGQGNSLHSSNTWNNNIETNTNFNDKENGASTPIEHTPIDQIFFSNNTVDAEKKNIPLYFTDDETKKRKQLNIDFQNTDNMTNQFNINNNSHLLNTYCDINFDSRSKSPNSVERENMGNSFNDFCMPNYIEHKVELDDKLNNEKTHDAITIPLTTSNIFDNDTTPEYIDKNYYSSKDENENMTELGSETKNIPHLYYEHEHIGNNNHNNAFIHPNISKQSMNKDIYSFLCDNNLQDCYLKKHYNELFNNKEVNNYVFKKVSKKEEHLGIFILLNSQWLSDSFFDNINQIETKYADIYSFENYLNTREEVLNWKHQKTFIKDCSDISKKLPRIVGVHYDSHANAWVVSCTINKKRRDKKFLVKTFGFLQARKLAIEHRKKLLQSSKRNIPNEDKQNTK